Proteins found in one Geomonas subterranea genomic segment:
- a CDS encoding thiolase family protein, whose protein sequence is MREAVIIDAVRTPVGKFGGALGKVRPDDLAALCIAELVERNRLDASLVEDVILGCTNQAGEDNRNVARMAALLAGLPHSVGGQTINRLCGSGLNAVNAAALAIKAGEGDVFIAGGTESMTRAPFVFAKADSPFSRDMKVFDSTIGWRFTNPRMTEPYAKEGMGDTAENVAQRYGITRQEQDEFALVTQRKWSAAHAAGKFADELVPVPVPQRKGEPLIVDRDEFPRPDVTMEQLGKLPAAFKKDGTVTAGNSSGINDGAAAVLLMEAERARQLGYRPLVRVVSSAVAGCDPSYMGLGPIPAIRKALERARLSIDDIDLFELNEAFAAQAIPCIRELGIDPDRVNVNGGSIAIGHPLGSTGARITATLVHEMRRRGSRYGLASLCIGLGQGIATIVERV, encoded by the coding sequence GTGCGTGAAGCGGTGATTATCGATGCGGTGAGGACCCCGGTGGGGAAGTTCGGCGGCGCCCTTGGCAAAGTTCGGCCGGACGACCTGGCGGCGTTGTGTATAGCGGAGCTTGTCGAGCGCAACAGGCTCGATGCGTCCCTGGTCGAGGACGTCATCCTCGGCTGTACCAACCAGGCGGGCGAGGACAACCGCAACGTGGCGCGCATGGCCGCGCTGCTCGCCGGGCTGCCGCACAGCGTGGGGGGGCAGACCATCAACAGGCTCTGCGGATCGGGGCTGAACGCGGTCAACGCCGCGGCGCTCGCCATCAAGGCGGGTGAGGGGGATGTCTTCATCGCCGGTGGCACCGAGTCCATGACCCGCGCCCCCTTCGTCTTCGCCAAGGCTGACTCGCCGTTCTCCCGCGACATGAAGGTATTTGACTCGACCATCGGCTGGCGCTTCACCAACCCGAGGATGACCGAGCCGTATGCGAAAGAGGGGATGGGAGACACGGCGGAGAACGTGGCGCAACGCTACGGAATCACGCGCCAGGAGCAGGACGAGTTCGCCCTCGTCACCCAGAGGAAATGGAGCGCCGCCCATGCCGCCGGGAAATTCGCGGACGAGCTGGTGCCGGTTCCCGTCCCGCAAAGAAAGGGTGAGCCGCTCATCGTGGACCGGGACGAGTTCCCGCGCCCGGACGTAACCATGGAACAGCTTGGCAAGCTCCCCGCTGCATTCAAAAAGGACGGCACCGTCACCGCCGGCAACTCGAGCGGCATCAACGACGGGGCAGCCGCCGTCCTTCTCATGGAAGCGGAGCGCGCGCGGCAGTTGGGCTACCGACCGCTGGTCAGGGTCGTGTCGAGCGCCGTGGCCGGCTGCGACCCATCCTACATGGGGCTCGGGCCGATCCCGGCTATCCGCAAGGCGCTGGAGCGCGCACGGCTCTCCATCGACGACATCGATCTCTTCGAGCTGAACGAGGCCTTCGCCGCCCAGGCCATCCCCTGCATCAGGGAGCTGGGCATCGATCCGGACCGGGTCAACGTGAACGGAGGCTCCATCGCCATCGGGCACCCTTTGGGCTCCACCGGCGCGCGTATCACCGCGACCCTGGTGCACGAGATGAGAAGGCGCGGATCGCGCTACGGCCTGGCCTCGCTCTGCATAGGGCTCGGACAGGGGATTGCCACCATCGTCGAGCGGGTCTGA
- a CDS encoding amidohydrolase family protein yields MPSPGEPKPQPLRIDFHVHLATYDGSMHPWVVDWISQSHPGGYEKYVARYSDPGAFEALLEEEGVDYACILAELNPVTTGMCSNDSVREFCHGRKRLIPFCDLNPHLHTDLGAELRRKVESEGFRGLKLYPSYQHYYLNEPRMYPLYQAAEELGIPVLIHTGSSVFKGTRLKYANPLHLDDVAVDFPSLNLVMAHSGRGFWYDRAFFLSRLHPNVYMELSGLPPAKLLTYFPELARNTGKTIFGSDWPAMPHIRHNMEAIAKLPLSPEGAAAILGGNAARILKLEGRS; encoded by the coding sequence ATGCCGTCGCCGGGCGAACCGAAACCGCAGCCTTTGAGGATCGACTTTCACGTCCATCTCGCCACGTACGACGGCTCGATGCACCCCTGGGTGGTGGATTGGATAAGCCAGTCTCATCCCGGCGGCTACGAGAAGTACGTCGCCCGCTACAGCGACCCCGGCGCCTTCGAGGCGCTTCTTGAAGAAGAAGGGGTGGACTACGCCTGCATCCTGGCCGAGCTGAACCCTGTCACCACAGGCATGTGCAGCAACGACTCGGTGCGTGAGTTCTGCCACGGCAGGAAGAGGCTGATCCCGTTCTGCGACCTGAACCCCCACCTGCACACCGACCTGGGCGCGGAGCTGCGCCGCAAGGTGGAAAGCGAAGGGTTCCGGGGGCTCAAGCTCTACCCCAGCTACCAGCACTACTACCTCAACGAGCCGAGGATGTACCCCTTGTACCAGGCCGCGGAGGAACTCGGCATCCCCGTCCTGATCCACACTGGTTCCTCGGTCTTCAAGGGGACCAGGCTGAAATACGCCAATCCCCTACACCTCGACGACGTGGCCGTCGACTTTCCGTCGTTGAACCTGGTCATGGCCCATTCCGGGCGCGGCTTCTGGTACGACCGCGCCTTTTTCCTCTCCCGGCTGCACCCCAACGTCTACATGGAGCTTTCGGGGCTCCCCCCCGCGAAGCTTTTGACCTACTTCCCCGAGCTTGCGCGCAACACCGGCAAAACCATTTTCGGCAGCGACTGGCCCGCGATGCCGCACATCCGCCACAACATGGAGGCGATAGCGAAACTGCCGCTGTCACCGGAGGGTGCGGCGGCGATCCTCGGGGGGAATGCCGCGAGAATTCTCAAGCTGGAAGGTCGATCTTAA
- the moaA gene encoding GTP 3',8-cyclase MoaA, with protein MSLIDSYGRRINYLRLSVTDRCNLRCRYCMPAKGMQMLPHHEILSFEELLRVSEQAVAAGICKIRVTGGEPLVRRGILPFLARLGRLPGLKELVLTTNGVLLGEMARGLKDAGVQRLNISLDSLKPETFARITRGGKLSDALSGIEAAEKAGFPPHKINVVLMRGVNDDEIMDFVELTRERPYNVRFIEYMPTHSGNWRAFSIPGAEVLERIAERYLIEKLEPGEHSGPASNFRVRGAPGSLGIISAMTGHFCGSCNRLRVTAAGLAKGCLFSGEGVDLRPLLAAGDDTLLRQELQSIVQAKPAGHEMKGRPAFPPASFHMSAIGG; from the coding sequence ATGTCGCTGATCGATTCCTACGGAAGACGCATCAACTACCTCCGGCTCTCGGTTACGGACCGCTGCAACCTGCGCTGCCGCTACTGCATGCCGGCCAAAGGGATGCAGATGCTCCCTCACCACGAGATCCTCTCCTTCGAGGAACTGCTGAGGGTCTCTGAACAAGCTGTTGCTGCCGGGATCTGCAAGATACGGGTGACCGGCGGCGAGCCGCTGGTACGAAGGGGGATACTCCCTTTCCTGGCGCGGCTGGGGCGGCTTCCCGGCTTGAAGGAGCTTGTGCTTACCACCAACGGCGTCCTCCTCGGGGAGATGGCCAGGGGGCTTAAGGATGCGGGAGTGCAGCGGCTCAACATCAGCCTCGATTCCCTGAAGCCGGAGACCTTCGCCAGGATCACCCGCGGGGGGAAGCTCTCGGACGCGCTCTCCGGCATCGAGGCGGCGGAAAAAGCAGGTTTCCCGCCGCACAAGATCAACGTGGTGCTGATGCGTGGCGTCAACGACGACGAGATCATGGATTTCGTGGAGCTCACCAGGGAGCGCCCCTACAACGTCCGGTTCATCGAGTACATGCCGACCCACTCGGGCAACTGGCGCGCCTTCTCCATCCCGGGGGCGGAAGTTCTGGAGCGGATCGCGGAGCGCTACCTCATAGAAAAGCTCGAGCCGGGCGAGCATTCGGGTCCCGCCAGCAACTTCCGGGTGCGGGGAGCGCCGGGGTCGCTCGGGATCATCTCCGCCATGACCGGGCACTTCTGTGGCAGCTGCAACCGCCTGAGGGTGACTGCGGCGGGATTAGCGAAGGGGTGCCTGTTCTCGGGCGAAGGGGTGGACCTGAGGCCGCTGCTGGCGGCCGGGGACGACACCCTGCTCAGGCAGGAGCTACAAAGCATCGTGCAGGCAAAGCCTGCGGGGCACGAGATGAAGGGGCGGCCGGCATTTCCCCCGGCATCCTTTCACATGTCCGCGATAGGCGGTTGA
- the fdhD gene encoding formate dehydrogenase accessory sulfurtransferase FdhD, whose translation MSWVYRYEKGTLSAREREVVEEVPVVLNVNGRELATLIASPHDLRFLVAGFLRMQGLVERADDFYLLSVCNDFGMAKVQIKGELPESLKPVLTSGCGTGISFTIPQARKMRSEESSGMSYLPAGVFTMMDALAQKAEAYASHGGIHSAAVGHGSVDLFSEDLGRHNTIDRIAGEALLKGIDLTGMMLVTSGRISTELVAKAALLGIGLVASRTSPTSTAVQMAEEAGITLIGYVKADRFEVYSHPDRLDVVGTVTLQHQEG comes from the coding sequence ATGAGCTGGGTCTACAGGTATGAAAAGGGGACGTTGTCGGCACGGGAGCGCGAGGTAGTCGAGGAGGTCCCGGTGGTGCTCAACGTGAACGGCCGGGAACTGGCGACGCTGATCGCTTCTCCGCACGACCTCCGCTTCCTGGTGGCGGGGTTCCTGCGCATGCAGGGGCTCGTCGAACGCGCCGACGATTTTTACCTCCTCTCGGTCTGCAACGACTTCGGCATGGCCAAGGTTCAGATAAAGGGGGAACTGCCGGAGAGCCTCAAACCCGTGCTGACATCGGGGTGTGGCACGGGAATCAGCTTCACCATCCCCCAGGCCCGCAAGATGCGATCTGAGGAGAGTTCCGGTATGAGCTACCTGCCGGCCGGCGTCTTTACCATGATGGACGCGCTGGCGCAAAAGGCGGAAGCCTACGCAAGCCACGGCGGCATTCACTCGGCCGCCGTCGGGCATGGCAGTGTCGACCTTTTTTCCGAGGACCTGGGGAGGCATAACACCATCGACAGGATCGCAGGCGAGGCGCTCCTGAAGGGGATCGACCTCACGGGGATGATGCTGGTCACCTCGGGACGGATCTCCACCGAACTGGTGGCGAAAGCGGCGCTGCTCGGTATCGGCCTGGTCGCCTCCCGCACCTCTCCGACGTCAACGGCGGTGCAGATGGCCGAGGAGGCTGGGATCACGCTGATAGGGTACGTGAAGGCCGACCGTTTCGAGGTGTATTCCCATCCGGACCGCCTGGACGTGGTGGGAACCGTCACCCTGCAACATCAAGAAGGTTGA
- a CDS encoding sigma-54 interaction domain-containing protein: protein MEQPTEIAGPAAVKAADDGNSSGILHLDAQLCIVSLDEAAGTLLGAAPQALLGRRLDEIADLADLGAYMKSGTVFNGQPIEVSGRRILCDYLPTVESDQVVGGVLSLLRVLPDALDCHVDLKELLQSAGAYLDLNYDGIVICDRAGIIVMVNQAFADLLDTTPHAIIGKHLNEAYLNSQPSRLPGVMETETPQVGITHYINGKQVYASLYPIQKDGKVVGGIGKILFKDIREITLIANRLQTAPETRALAGSVTRKETSSRYDVNSIVGQSKKILDLKESLLRVAGKNSNVLLLGESGTGKELFAHAIHAASNRRYAQFVKVNCAAIPEHLLESELFGYSEGAFTGARKGGQLGKFEQAHLGTIFLDEIGDMPLYMQAKMLRVLQERELTPLGGGAPKMVDVRVVAATNCNLEHLVREGKFRQDLYYRLKVVTLAIPSLRERREDIRPLVMSFIHQFNEEFGLEVQALSLEAREVIMRYDWPGNVRELRNVIESAFNLVTGPLILRDHLPEQLSRMHDSSAAEASAAQDIGGYIHQRLGAKPLSEIVDEFEQLLLETALEVSKGNKLQAADLLGISRQWLYKKLHKYESGEDP from the coding sequence ATGGAGCAGCCCACAGAAATAGCCGGACCGGCAGCAGTGAAGGCAGCGGATGACGGGAACTCTTCGGGAATCCTGCATCTCGATGCCCAACTCTGCATCGTCTCGCTGGACGAGGCCGCCGGTACTCTTCTTGGGGCGGCGCCGCAAGCGCTTCTGGGGCGGAGGCTGGACGAGATCGCCGATCTGGCTGATCTGGGAGCCTATATGAAGAGCGGCACCGTCTTCAACGGGCAACCGATTGAGGTCAGCGGCCGCCGGATCCTGTGCGACTACCTCCCTACCGTGGAATCGGACCAGGTCGTCGGAGGCGTGCTCTCGCTGCTGCGGGTCCTTCCCGACGCCCTCGACTGCCACGTCGATCTGAAGGAATTGCTACAGTCGGCCGGCGCCTACCTCGACCTCAACTATGACGGTATCGTTATCTGCGACCGCGCCGGCATCATCGTCATGGTCAACCAGGCCTTCGCCGATCTCCTCGACACCACCCCCCACGCCATCATCGGCAAGCACCTGAACGAAGCCTACCTCAACTCGCAACCCTCGCGCCTTCCCGGCGTGATGGAAACCGAGACTCCCCAAGTCGGCATCACCCACTACATCAACGGGAAACAGGTGTACGCCTCGCTCTACCCGATCCAGAAGGACGGGAAGGTGGTGGGGGGGATCGGGAAGATCCTCTTCAAGGACATCCGCGAGATCACCCTGATCGCGAACCGGCTGCAGACAGCCCCCGAGACGCGGGCCCTGGCCGGGAGCGTGACCAGAAAAGAAACCAGTTCGCGCTACGACGTGAACAGCATCGTCGGGCAGAGCAAGAAGATCCTCGATCTGAAGGAATCCCTGCTGCGCGTGGCGGGAAAGAATTCCAACGTCCTGTTGCTGGGGGAAAGCGGCACAGGCAAGGAACTTTTCGCGCATGCCATCCATGCCGCCAGCAACCGGCGCTACGCGCAGTTCGTCAAGGTGAACTGCGCCGCCATCCCGGAGCACCTCCTCGAATCGGAACTGTTCGGCTACTCCGAGGGGGCCTTCACCGGGGCGCGCAAGGGTGGGCAGCTGGGGAAATTCGAGCAGGCGCACCTGGGGACCATCTTCCTCGACGAAATCGGCGACATGCCGCTGTACATGCAGGCGAAGATGCTGCGTGTCCTGCAGGAGCGGGAACTTACCCCGCTTGGGGGGGGCGCTCCGAAGATGGTCGACGTCAGGGTGGTCGCCGCGACCAACTGCAACCTGGAGCACCTGGTTCGGGAGGGAAAGTTCAGGCAGGACCTGTACTACCGCCTGAAGGTGGTGACGCTGGCCATCCCTTCCCTGCGGGAGCGCAGGGAGGACATTCGGCCCTTGGTCATGAGCTTCATCCACCAGTTCAACGAGGAGTTCGGCCTGGAGGTGCAGGCGCTGAGCCTCGAGGCGAGGGAAGTCATCATGCGCTATGACTGGCCCGGCAACGTCCGGGAGCTGCGCAACGTCATCGAAAGCGCGTTCAACCTGGTGACCGGGCCTCTCATCCTGCGCGATCATCTTCCCGAACAGTTGTCCCGGATGCACGACTCTTCGGCTGCCGAGGCATCAGCCGCACAGGACATCGGCGGGTACATTCACCAGCGCTTGGGGGCCAAGCCCCTGTCCGAGATAGTGGACGAGTTCGAACAACTCCTGCTGGAAACGGCCCTGGAGGTGAGCAAGGGGAACAAGCTTCAGGCCGCAGACCTCCTGGGCATTTCCCGGCAGTGGCTCTACAAGAAACTGCATAAATACGAATCCGGCGAAGATCCCTGA
- a CDS encoding acetyl-CoA hydrolase/transferase family protein, which yields MKSIALAKSNFEQEYRQKLCTPAEAASIVKSGDHLCFPLGVGEPTLFVKALAARKRELEGVVVNQQHHLCPDYFTEDSVPHIKVNAWFTSHVSREAVQKGWADFVPNHFHEVPKLLREYWPVDVAGTVVSPMDEFGYFTCSLSVGYTMEAVKKAEKVVVQVNPHAPRTHGNCHIHISEVDHIVECNEPLKELQIPEISPVEEAIGGHLAEMIQDGSCLQLGWGGIPNAVTRALMHKKDLGIHTELMSDGIVDLMLAGAVNNSRKNIHRGKALATFALGTKRLFDFMNENPMIEMHPVDYVNDPAVIGSIDNVVAINATIQVDLLGQCCSESFGHLQWSGTGGQADFARGANRSRGGKAFITTASTAKNGTISCIVPTLTAGASVTTSKNDVDHVVTEFGVAKLRGQTAKQRAMNLINVAHPDFRGELMEAARRMNRI from the coding sequence GTGAAGAGTATCGCTCTGGCAAAAAGCAATTTTGAACAGGAATACCGGCAAAAACTCTGTACCCCCGCTGAAGCGGCCTCGATCGTCAAATCAGGGGACCACCTGTGCTTCCCGCTCGGAGTCGGTGAACCGACCCTCTTCGTGAAGGCGCTGGCGGCGCGCAAGCGTGAGCTGGAGGGGGTGGTGGTGAACCAGCAGCATCATCTTTGCCCCGATTATTTCACCGAGGATTCCGTGCCGCACATCAAGGTGAATGCCTGGTTCACCAGTCACGTTTCGCGTGAGGCGGTGCAGAAGGGGTGGGCGGACTTCGTGCCCAACCACTTCCACGAGGTTCCCAAGCTCTTGAGGGAATACTGGCCGGTGGACGTGGCGGGGACGGTGGTGTCGCCGATGGACGAATTCGGCTATTTCACCTGCAGCCTTTCGGTCGGGTACACCATGGAGGCGGTGAAGAAGGCGGAGAAGGTCGTGGTGCAGGTCAATCCGCATGCCCCCCGCACCCATGGCAACTGTCACATCCACATCTCGGAGGTGGATCACATCGTCGAGTGCAACGAGCCTCTCAAGGAGCTGCAGATACCGGAGATCTCCCCGGTGGAGGAAGCCATCGGCGGCCACCTTGCCGAGATGATCCAGGACGGGTCGTGCCTGCAACTGGGGTGGGGGGGGATTCCCAACGCGGTCACTAGGGCCCTCATGCACAAGAAGGACCTGGGGATCCACACCGAGCTCATGTCCGACGGCATCGTCGACCTCATGCTCGCGGGGGCGGTCAACAACTCCAGGAAGAACATCCATCGCGGCAAGGCGCTGGCGACCTTCGCACTGGGCACCAAGCGGCTTTTCGACTTCATGAACGAGAACCCGATGATCGAGATGCACCCGGTCGATTACGTCAACGACCCTGCCGTGATCGGCTCTATCGACAACGTCGTGGCCATCAACGCCACCATCCAGGTGGACCTCCTTGGGCAGTGCTGTTCCGAGTCGTTCGGGCACCTGCAGTGGAGCGGGACCGGCGGCCAGGCGGACTTCGCGCGAGGCGCCAACCGTTCGCGCGGCGGGAAGGCCTTCATCACCACGGCCTCCACTGCGAAAAACGGAACCATCTCCTGCATCGTGCCGACGCTCACCGCGGGGGCCTCGGTCACCACCAGCAAGAATGACGTCGACCACGTGGTTACCGAGTTCGGCGTGGCGAAGCTGCGCGGGCAGACCGCGAAGCAGAGGGCGATGAACCTGATCAACGTGGCCCACCCCGATTTCCGCGGCGAGCTGATGGAAGCGGCGCGGAGGATGAACAGGATCTAG
- a CDS encoding Rrf2 family transcriptional regulator translates to MKLNKASLFALISVLELASEPERQLSTADIADKYGISSHHLAKVMRNLVHEGVVQAMRGVGGGYRFAGNVNRTTLLDIIRLFESLESDLDLPHWSKAADPVVEELQAITNEIDTVTRAILDTITLATALKNTRLRAELAAQKEPPKS, encoded by the coding sequence ATGAAGCTGAACAAGGCAAGCCTCTTCGCACTGATCTCGGTTCTCGAGCTGGCGAGCGAGCCGGAACGGCAACTTTCCACCGCGGATATCGCCGACAAGTACGGCATTTCCTCGCACCACCTGGCCAAGGTGATGCGCAACCTCGTGCACGAAGGGGTGGTGCAGGCGATGCGCGGAGTCGGTGGCGGCTATCGCTTCGCCGGTAACGTCAACCGCACCACGCTGCTCGACATCATCAGGCTTTTCGAGTCGCTGGAATCCGACCTCGACCTGCCGCACTGGAGCAAGGCCGCCGATCCCGTCGTCGAGGAGCTACAGGCGATTACCAATGAGATCGACACGGTCACCCGCGCCATCCTCGATACCATCACCCTCGCCACCGCCTTGAAGAACACCCGCCTGCGCGCCGAACTCGCCGCGCAGAAGGAACCCCCAAAAAGCTAG
- a CDS encoding GNAT family N-acetyltransferase produces the protein MNQQIVIEDAVQGDLEAVIALDRAGLKEDKIGYWRGVFQRYVESGRNDRVFLVAKQGGTPVGFIIGEVRAWEFGSPPCGWVFALTVSPSAREGGIGKKMFDEICQRLKQAGVSTVRTMVDIDSKLTLSFFRSMGMRTGRYIELEKQID, from the coding sequence ATGAACCAGCAGATAGTCATAGAAGACGCAGTCCAAGGTGACCTGGAAGCGGTCATCGCCCTGGACCGGGCCGGACTAAAGGAAGACAAGATCGGCTACTGGCGCGGCGTTTTCCAGCGCTACGTCGAAAGCGGGCGCAACGACCGCGTTTTCCTGGTAGCCAAACAGGGGGGTACTCCGGTCGGGTTCATCATCGGTGAGGTACGTGCCTGGGAGTTCGGCTCTCCTCCCTGCGGTTGGGTCTTCGCCCTCACCGTTTCCCCTTCCGCCCGTGAAGGAGGTATCGGCAAAAAGATGTTCGACGAGATCTGCCAGAGGCTCAAACAGGCGGGGGTTTCCACGGTGCGGACCATGGTCGACATCGACAGCAAGCTCACCCTCTCCTTCTTCCGCAGCATGGGGATGCGCACCGGCCGCTACATCGAACTGGAAAAGCAAATCGACTGA
- a CDS encoding acyl-CoA thioesterase, with amino-acid sequence MNDMFRYYMRVRYYECDAQKVVYNANYGNYVSVATTEFLRALQGRDLLQGDLDYKVVKQEMKWHAPARYDEVLEVSVAVKQLGRSSVTISTDFRIAGSPEVVASAETVRVVVDARTMEKMGIPQDVREMLKTGAPGVVVDHAGYINLDDIVFS; translated from the coding sequence ATGAACGACATGTTCCGTTACTACATGAGGGTGCGCTACTACGAGTGCGATGCGCAGAAGGTGGTGTACAACGCCAACTACGGTAACTACGTCAGCGTGGCGACCACCGAATTCCTCCGCGCCCTGCAGGGGAGGGACCTCCTGCAGGGCGATCTCGACTACAAGGTGGTCAAGCAGGAAATGAAGTGGCATGCGCCGGCGCGCTACGACGAGGTCCTCGAGGTCTCGGTGGCCGTGAAGCAGCTGGGGCGCAGTTCGGTCACCATCTCGACCGACTTCCGCATCGCGGGCTCGCCGGAGGTGGTCGCCTCCGCCGAGACGGTCCGGGTCGTGGTCGACGCCCGCACCATGGAGAAAATGGGGATCCCGCAGGACGTGCGCGAGATGCTCAAGACGGGAGCGCCGGGAGTCGTGGTAGACCACGCGGGGTACATTAACCTGGACGACATCGTCTTTTCTTAG
- the oah gene encoding 6-oxocyclohex-1-ene-1-carbonyl-CoA hydratase — MATTDEIIKRTAPSHLIDHNLIDREVESLCDGMVQYQKRPAQRRDGSVVDGLYNAWIIFNNPKQFNSYTTDMVKATILAFRRASADRQVNAVVFTGVGEKAFCTGGNTKEYAEYYAGNPQEYRQYMRLFNDMVSAILGCDKPVICRVNGMRIGGGQEIGMACDFSVAHDLANFGQAGPKHGSAAIGGATDFLPVMIGCEQAMVSGTLCEPFSAHKAARLGIIADVVPALKIDGKFVANPTVVTDRFLDEYGRVVHGEFRTGSQFKEGQAMIKEGEIDLSLLDQKVEELCAKLLDTFPECMTKSLEELRKPKLNAWNQNKENSRAWLALNMMNEARTGFRAFNEGTKETGREIDFVKLRQGLAVGTPWTEELVDSLMPAAAR, encoded by the coding sequence GTGGCAACTACAGACGAAATCATAAAGAGAACCGCACCGTCCCATCTCATCGACCACAACCTGATCGACCGCGAGGTGGAGAGCCTGTGCGACGGCATGGTGCAGTACCAGAAGAGGCCGGCCCAGCGTCGCGACGGCAGCGTGGTGGACGGGCTCTACAACGCCTGGATCATCTTCAACAACCCCAAGCAGTTCAACTCCTACACCACCGACATGGTCAAGGCGACCATCCTCGCCTTCCGCCGCGCTTCCGCCGACCGCCAGGTCAACGCGGTGGTCTTCACCGGGGTAGGGGAGAAGGCGTTCTGCACCGGCGGCAACACCAAGGAGTACGCCGAGTACTACGCCGGAAACCCGCAGGAGTACCGCCAGTACATGCGCCTTTTCAACGACATGGTCTCCGCCATCCTCGGCTGTGACAAGCCGGTCATCTGCCGGGTCAACGGCATGAGGATCGGCGGCGGCCAGGAGATCGGCATGGCCTGCGACTTCTCGGTCGCGCACGACCTGGCCAACTTCGGCCAGGCCGGTCCCAAGCACGGCTCGGCGGCCATCGGCGGCGCCACCGATTTCCTCCCGGTCATGATCGGCTGTGAGCAGGCCATGGTCTCCGGCACGCTGTGCGAGCCCTTCTCGGCCCACAAGGCCGCACGCCTCGGGATCATCGCCGACGTGGTACCGGCGCTGAAGATCGACGGCAAGTTCGTCGCCAACCCCACCGTGGTCACCGACCGTTTCCTTGACGAGTACGGCCGCGTCGTCCACGGCGAGTTCCGCACCGGCTCCCAGTTCAAGGAGGGGCAGGCGATGATCAAGGAAGGGGAGATCGACCTGTCGCTTCTGGACCAGAAGGTCGAGGAACTCTGCGCGAAGCTTCTGGACACCTTCCCCGAGTGCATGACCAAGAGCCTCGAGGAGCTGAGAAAGCCCAAGCTGAACGCCTGGAACCAGAACAAGGAAAACTCCAGGGCATGGCTCGCGCTCAACATGATGAACGAAGCGAGGACCGGCTTCAGGGCCTTCAACGAGGGGACCAAGGAAACCGGCCGCGAGATCGACTTCGTCAAGCTGCGCCAGGGGCTTGCCGTCGGCACGCCGTGGACCGAGGAACTGGTCGACAGCCTGATGCCGGCAGCGGCCAGGTAA